Proteins encoded within one genomic window of [Enterobacter] lignolyticus SCF1:
- a CDS encoding sulfate ABC transporter substrate-binding protein — protein MNKWGVGLTLLLASASVLAKDIQLLNVSYDPTRELYEQYNKAFSAHWKQQTGDNVVIRQSHGGSGKQATSVINGIDADVVTLALAYDVDAIAGRGRIDKSWTTRLPDNSAPYTSTIVFLVRKGNPKQIHDWNDLIKPGVSVITPNPKSSGGARWNYLAAWGYALHHNNGDQAKAQEFVKALYKNVEVLDSGARGSTNTFVERGIGDVLIAWENEALLATNELGKDKFEIVTPSESILAEPTVSVVDKVVDKKGTRAVAEAYLKYLYSPEGQEIAAKNFYRPRDPAVAKKYDSEFPKLKLFTIDDAFGGWTKAQKDHFANGGTFDQISQR, from the coding sequence ATGAACAAGTGGGGCGTGGGGTTAACTCTTTTGCTGGCTTCCGCCAGCGTTCTGGCAAAGGACATCCAGTTATTAAACGTGTCGTACGATCCGACGCGCGAACTGTACGAGCAGTACAACAAAGCGTTTAGCGCGCACTGGAAACAGCAGACCGGCGACAACGTGGTGATTCGCCAGTCGCACGGCGGTTCCGGTAAGCAGGCGACCTCGGTGATCAACGGTATCGACGCCGACGTGGTGACGCTGGCGCTGGCCTACGACGTCGACGCTATCGCCGGGCGCGGCCGTATCGATAAAAGCTGGACTACGCGCCTGCCGGACAACTCCGCACCCTATACCTCGACCATCGTTTTCCTGGTGCGCAAAGGCAACCCGAAACAGATTCACGACTGGAACGACCTGATTAAGCCCGGTGTGTCCGTTATTACTCCGAACCCGAAAAGCTCCGGCGGCGCGCGCTGGAACTACCTGGCGGCCTGGGGTTACGCCCTGCATCACAACAACGGTGACCAGGCCAAAGCCCAGGAGTTCGTCAAGGCGCTGTATAAGAACGTTGAAGTGCTGGATTCCGGCGCGCGCGGTTCCACCAACACCTTCGTTGAGCGCGGCATCGGCGATGTGCTGATCGCCTGGGAAAACGAAGCGCTGCTGGCGACAAACGAGCTGGGGAAAGACAAGTTTGAAATCGTCACACCGAGCGAGTCTATCCTTGCGGAGCCGACGGTATCGGTCGTCGACAAAGTGGTCGACAAGAAAGGCACCCGCGCCGTTGCCGAGGCGTACCTCAAGTATCTCTACTCGCCGGAAGGTCAGGAGATTGCGGCAAAGAACTTTTATCGCCCGCGTGACCCGGCGGTCGCGAAGAAATATGACAGCGAGTTCCCGAAACTGAAGCTGTTTACTATCGACGACGCGTTCGGCGGCTGGACGAAAGCGCAGAAAGACCACTTCGCCAACGGCGGCACCTTCGACCAGATAAGCCAGCGCTAA
- the zapB gene encoding septal ring assembly protein ZapB: MTMSLEVFEKLEAKVQQAIDTITLLQMEIEELKEKNNSLSQEVQNAQQGREALEHENSQLREQQHGWQERLQALLGRMEEV, encoded by the coding sequence ATGACGATGTCATTAGAAGTGTTTGAGAAACTGGAAGCAAAAGTACAGCAGGCGATTGATACCATCACGTTGCTGCAGATGGAAATTGAAGAGCTGAAAGAAAAGAACAACTCGCTGTCGCAGGAAGTTCAGAACGCGCAGCAGGGCCGCGAAGCGCTGGAGCACGAAAACAGCCAGCTGCGCGAGCAGCAGCACGGCTGGCAGGAACGCCTGCAGGCGCTGCTGGGCCGCATGGAAGAAGTCTGA
- a CDS encoding DASS family sodium-coupled anion symporter → MDRLTPVRPWPALLAVAITLIIWFAVPTPAGVTPEAWHLLALFIGTIAAIIGKAMPIGAIAIVAIMLVAMTGVTNPGKPAAALNDALSGFSNSLIWLIGLSIMLSQSLLKTGLGARIGYGFIALFGKKTLGIAWALTLAETLIAPVTPSNTARGGGIIHPVMRAIADSLGSQPGNSENGSTGRYLALVNYNINPISSAMFITATAPNPLIVSFLLKGTNGVLEMTWGMWAIAALLPAAVSLVVMPVVIWWLYPPAIVETPNAPQFARGKLDELGPLSLAEKITLGVFALLLCLWAGVPAFVMGGGWAVNPTSAALIGLSILLLTGVLHWDDILKCRGAWDTIVWFAALVMMAEFLSKLGLVSWLATSVGNTIDHLGLHWSVATLLLILLYVYSHYFFASTTAHITAMFAAFFAAGLALGAPPALLGLMLGFSSSLMMSLTHYGTGTAPIIFGSGYVTLAEWWKTGLVMSVVNLLIWGATGAVWWRWLGYW, encoded by the coding sequence ATGGACAGATTAACTCCGGTTCGCCCGTGGCCTGCGCTACTGGCCGTCGCCATCACGCTTATCATCTGGTTTGCCGTTCCCACCCCCGCTGGCGTTACCCCTGAAGCCTGGCACCTGCTGGCGCTGTTTATCGGCACCATCGCCGCCATTATCGGCAAGGCAATGCCGATTGGCGCGATAGCGATCGTCGCCATCATGCTGGTGGCTATGACCGGCGTCACCAACCCTGGTAAACCCGCCGCGGCGTTGAACGACGCCCTGAGCGGATTTTCGAATTCGCTCATCTGGCTTATCGGGCTGTCGATCATGCTGTCGCAAAGCCTGCTCAAAACCGGCCTTGGCGCGCGCATCGGCTACGGGTTTATCGCGCTGTTCGGTAAGAAAACGCTGGGGATCGCCTGGGCGTTGACGCTTGCCGAAACGCTGATCGCCCCCGTCACGCCGAGCAATACCGCGCGCGGCGGCGGGATCATTCATCCGGTGATGCGCGCCATTGCCGACAGCCTGGGCTCGCAGCCCGGCAACAGCGAAAACGGCTCTACCGGGCGCTATCTGGCGCTGGTGAACTACAACATCAACCCGATAAGTTCGGCGATGTTTATTACTGCGACCGCGCCGAACCCGCTGATAGTGAGCTTTTTGCTCAAAGGCACCAACGGCGTGCTGGAGATGACGTGGGGGATGTGGGCTATCGCCGCGCTGCTGCCGGCCGCGGTATCGCTGGTGGTGATGCCGGTGGTTATCTGGTGGCTGTATCCCCCGGCAATCGTCGAAACGCCGAACGCGCCGCAGTTCGCCAGAGGCAAACTCGATGAGCTGGGGCCGCTGTCGCTGGCCGAAAAAATCACCCTCGGCGTGTTTGCGCTGCTGCTGTGCCTGTGGGCGGGGGTTCCGGCGTTCGTGATGGGCGGCGGCTGGGCGGTCAACCCGACCAGCGCGGCGCTGATCGGCCTGTCGATTCTGCTCCTTACCGGGGTGCTGCACTGGGATGACATCCTGAAATGCCGAGGCGCCTGGGATACCATCGTCTGGTTTGCGGCGCTGGTGATGATGGCGGAGTTTCTCAGCAAGCTTGGACTGGTAAGCTGGCTGGCGACTAGCGTCGGCAATACCATCGATCACCTGGGGCTGCACTGGAGCGTCGCGACTCTGCTGCTGATCCTGCTCTACGTCTATTCGCACTACTTTTTTGCCAGCACCACGGCGCATATCACGGCGATGTTCGCCGCCTTTTTCGCGGCGGGGCTGGCGCTGGGCGCGCCGCCTGCGCTGCTCGGCCTGATGCTCGGCTTTTCCTCATCGCTGATGATGTCGCTGACCCACTACGGCACCGGTACGGCGCCGATTATCTTCGGCTCAGGCTACGTCACGCTTGCCGAATGGTGGAAAACCGGGCTGGTGATGAGCGTGGTAAACCTGCTTATCTGGGGGGCGACGGGCGCCGTATGGTGGCGCTGGCTGGGATACTGGTAA
- a CDS encoding CDP-diacylglycerol diphosphatase: protein MKSASRIILGMAIVLLLAAVGVWHFFFSGNANALREIVTQQCVPNEQQRQLPAPCAEVNLENGYVLFKDRNGPLQYLLMPTYRINGTESPLLLNPHTPNFFWQAWQNRQVMSERRGSPVPDEAVSLTINSRSGRTQNHFHIHISCLRPDVRQQLNNDMTAIGTRWLPLPGNLMGHVYLARRVTEAEFAQKSPFLMLAEEVPEAREHMGRFALAVVPQNDDSFVLLATERNLLTLNRASAEEIQDHQCDILK, encoded by the coding sequence ATGAAATCGGCAAGCCGCATCATCCTGGGTATGGCGATCGTGCTGCTGCTGGCGGCCGTGGGCGTATGGCATTTCTTTTTTTCCGGTAATGCCAACGCGCTGCGGGAGATAGTCACGCAGCAGTGCGTTCCGAACGAGCAGCAGCGCCAGTTGCCTGCGCCGTGCGCTGAGGTGAACCTGGAAAACGGCTACGTGCTGTTTAAGGACCGTAACGGGCCGCTGCAGTACCTGCTGATGCCGACCTACCGAATCAACGGCACCGAAAGCCCGCTGCTGCTCAACCCTCACACGCCAAACTTCTTCTGGCAGGCCTGGCAAAACCGTCAGGTGATGAGCGAGCGCCGCGGCTCGCCGGTGCCGGATGAGGCGGTGTCGTTGACCATCAACTCACGATCGGGGCGCACGCAAAACCATTTCCATATTCATATCTCATGCCTGCGCCCGGACGTGCGTCAGCAGCTCAATAACGATATGACGGCGATAGGCACCCGCTGGCTGCCGCTGCCCGGCAACCTGATGGGCCATGTCTATCTCGCGCGGCGGGTGACGGAGGCGGAGTTTGCGCAAAAAAGTCCGTTCCTGATGCTGGCCGAAGAGGTCCCCGAGGCGCGGGAGCATATGGGGCGCTTTGCGCTGGCGGTGGTGCCGCAAAACGACGATTCATTCGTGCTGCTGGCGACCGAACGCAATCTGCTGACGCTTAACCGCGCGTCCGCCGAGGAAATTCAGGATCATCAGTGCGATATTTTGAAGTAA
- a CDS encoding SLC13 family permease, which yields MSLWFSHPLFIPSLIVGLTVLLWATSLLPEFIAALLFFTAAMMAKIAPPDVIFGGFASSAFWLVFSGFVLGVAIRKTGLADRAARALSVRLTDSWPQMVASVVLLSYALAFVMPSNMGRIALLMPIVAAMAARAGIHEGTRAWYGLALAVGFGTFQLSATILPANVPNLVMSGAAEGSYGIHLNYLPYLLLHTPVLGWLKGALLVGLICWLFPGKPTPPKALAPLAPMSADEKRLAWLLAVVLTLWVTESWHGIGPAWTGLAAACVTLLPRVGFISGEEFASGVNFRTCLYVAGILGLAITVTQTGIGDAVGQALLRVMPLDPERPFTSFLALSGITTVLNFIMTANGVPALYTTFAQSFADATGFPLLSVIMVQVLGYSTPLLPYQASPIVVAMGLGKVPAKAGMKLCLALALATYLLLLPLDYLWFSVLGRL from the coding sequence ATGTCGCTCTGGTTTTCTCACCCTCTGTTCATCCCTTCACTGATTGTCGGCCTGACTGTCCTGCTCTGGGCCACGTCGCTGCTGCCGGAGTTTATTGCTGCGCTGCTGTTTTTTACCGCAGCGATGATGGCGAAAATCGCCCCGCCGGACGTTATCTTTGGCGGCTTTGCCTCCTCGGCGTTCTGGCTGGTGTTCAGCGGCTTCGTGCTGGGGGTCGCCATCCGTAAAACGGGGCTGGCGGATCGCGCCGCCCGGGCGCTTTCCGTCAGGCTTACCGACTCCTGGCCGCAGATGGTGGCGAGCGTGGTGCTGCTGAGCTATGCGCTGGCGTTCGTGATGCCGTCCAATATGGGTCGCATCGCGCTGCTGATGCCGATTGTCGCGGCGATGGCGGCGCGCGCCGGGATCCACGAGGGCACCCGCGCCTGGTATGGCCTGGCGCTGGCGGTGGGGTTCGGTACGTTTCAGCTCTCCGCCACCATTTTACCGGCCAACGTGCCCAACCTTGTGATGAGCGGCGCCGCGGAAGGCTCGTACGGCATTCATCTGAACTATTTGCCCTATCTGCTGCTGCATACGCCGGTGCTGGGCTGGCTGAAGGGGGCGCTGCTGGTGGGGCTTATCTGCTGGCTGTTTCCCGGAAAGCCGACGCCGCCGAAGGCGCTTGCGCCCTTGGCGCCCATGAGCGCCGACGAAAAGCGGCTGGCATGGCTGCTGGCCGTGGTGTTGACGCTGTGGGTGACCGAGAGCTGGCACGGAATTGGTCCGGCGTGGACGGGGCTTGCCGCCGCCTGCGTGACCCTGCTGCCGCGGGTCGGTTTTATCAGCGGCGAAGAGTTCGCCAGCGGGGTCAATTTCCGTACCTGCCTGTACGTCGCCGGTATTCTGGGGCTGGCGATTACCGTGACGCAAACCGGCATCGGCGACGCCGTCGGGCAGGCGCTGCTGCGCGTGATGCCGCTGGACCCTGAGCGCCCGTTTACCAGCTTCCTCGCGCTGAGCGGGATAACCACCGTGCTCAACTTTATCATGACCGCCAACGGCGTACCGGCGCTGTACACCACCTTTGCCCAGAGCTTCGCCGATGCGACGGGCTTCCCACTGCTGAGCGTGATTATGGTGCAGGTATTAGGCTATTCCACGCCGCTGCTGCCGTATCAGGCGTCGCCTATCGTGGTGGCGATGGG
- the glpK gene encoding glycerol kinase GlpK, with product MTEKKYIVALDQGTTSSRAVVMDHDANIVSVSQREFAQIYPKPGWVEHDPMEIWASQSSTLIEALAKADISSDQVAAIGITNQRETAIVWDKETGKPIYNAIVWQCRRTADICEQLKRDGMEEYIRTATGLVVDPYFSGTKVKWILDHVEGSRERAKRGELLFGTVDTWLIWRMTQGRVHVTDYTNASRTMLFNIHDLDWDDKMLQALDIPRAMLPEVRKSSEVYGQTNIGGKGGTRIPISGIAGDQQAALFGQLCVKEGMAKNTYGTGCFMLMNTGEKAVKSENGLLTTIACGPKGEVNYALEGAVFMAGASIQWLRDEMKLINDAFDSEYFATKVKDTNGVYVVPAFTGLGAPYWDPYARGAIFGLTRGVNANHIIRATLESIAYQTRDVLEAMQADSGIRLHALRVDGGAVANNFLMQFQADILGTRVERPEVREVTALGAAYLAGLAVGFWQNLDELQEKAVIEREFRPGIETTERNVRYSGWKKAVHRALAWEDRDE from the coding sequence ATGACCGAGAAAAAATATATCGTTGCGCTGGACCAGGGGACTACCAGCTCCCGCGCCGTCGTTATGGACCATGACGCCAATATCGTCAGCGTTTCACAGCGTGAATTCGCACAAATTTATCCTAAGCCAGGCTGGGTTGAGCACGACCCGATGGAGATCTGGGCATCGCAAAGCTCGACGCTTATCGAAGCGCTGGCGAAAGCCGACATCAGCTCCGATCAGGTGGCGGCTATCGGTATTACCAACCAGCGTGAAACCGCCATCGTCTGGGATAAAGAAACCGGCAAACCCATTTACAACGCCATCGTCTGGCAGTGCCGCCGTACGGCGGACATCTGCGAGCAGCTCAAGCGCGACGGTATGGAAGAGTATATCCGCACCGCCACGGGTCTGGTGGTGGACCCGTACTTCTCCGGCACCAAGGTGAAATGGATTCTGGACCACGTGGAAGGCTCCCGCGAGCGCGCTAAGCGCGGCGAGCTGCTGTTCGGGACCGTGGACACCTGGCTTATCTGGCGTATGACCCAGGGCCGCGTGCACGTAACCGACTACACCAACGCCTCCCGTACTATGCTGTTCAACATCCACGACCTCGACTGGGACGATAAAATGCTCCAGGCGCTGGATATCCCGCGTGCGATGCTGCCGGAAGTGCGTAAATCGTCCGAAGTGTATGGGCAGACCAACATCGGCGGTAAAGGCGGCACCCGTATTCCTATCTCCGGCATCGCCGGCGACCAGCAGGCGGCGCTGTTCGGCCAGCTGTGCGTCAAGGAAGGGATGGCGAAGAACACCTACGGCACCGGCTGCTTTATGCTGATGAACACCGGCGAGAAGGCCGTGAAGTCCGAAAACGGGCTTTTGACCACCATCGCCTGCGGCCCGAAAGGGGAAGTGAACTACGCGCTGGAAGGCGCCGTGTTCATGGCGGGCGCGTCTATTCAGTGGCTGCGTGACGAGATGAAGCTCATCAACGACGCATTCGATTCCGAGTACTTCGCCACCAAGGTCAAAGATACCAACGGCGTGTACGTCGTTCCGGCCTTTACCGGTCTTGGCGCGCCGTACTGGGACCCGTATGCCCGCGGCGCCATTTTCGGCCTCACCCGCGGCGTAAATGCCAACCACATCATTCGCGCGACGCTTGAGTCCATCGCCTACCAGACCCGCGACGTGCTGGAAGCGATGCAGGCCGATTCCGGCATTCGCCTGCACGCCCTGCGCGTGGACGGCGGCGCGGTGGCGAACAACTTCCTGATGCAGTTCCAGGCCGATATCCTCGGCACCCGCGTCGAGCGTCCGGAAGTACGTGAAGTGACGGCGCTGGGCGCAGCTTACCTGGCCGGTCTGGCCGTCGGCTTCTGGCAGAATCTGGACGAGCTGCAGGAGAAAGCGGTGATTGAGCGCGAGTTCCGCCCGGGTATCGAAACCACCGAGCGCAACGTACGCTACAGCGGCTGGAAAAAAGCGGTACACCGCGCGCTGGCGTGGGAAGATCGCGACGAGTAA
- a CDS encoding MIP/aquaporin family protein → MSQTSTLKGQCIAEFLGTGLLIFFGVGCVAALKVAGAIFGQWEISIIWGLGVAMAIYLTAGVSGAHLNPAVTIALWLFACFDGRKVVPYIISQFAGAFCAAALVYGLYYNLFIDFEHTHNIVRGSVDSLSLAGTFSTYPNPHINFVQAFAVEMVITAILMGVILALTDDGNGIPRGPLAPLLIGLLIAVIGASMGPLTGFAMNPARDIGPKAFAWLAGWGNIAFTGGRDIPYFLVPLFAPVVGAALGAFGYRKLIGRNLPCDVCVVEEKDTTSSTQHNASL, encoded by the coding sequence ATGAGTCAAACATCAACCTTAAAAGGCCAGTGCATTGCCGAGTTCCTTGGTACCGGGTTGTTGATCTTTTTTGGCGTGGGATGCGTTGCGGCGCTCAAAGTAGCGGGCGCCATTTTCGGTCAGTGGGAAATCAGTATTATCTGGGGTCTGGGCGTGGCGATGGCCATCTACCTGACCGCAGGGGTTTCCGGCGCGCATCTTAACCCAGCGGTGACCATCGCTCTGTGGCTGTTTGCCTGTTTCGACGGGCGTAAAGTTGTTCCCTACATCATTTCTCAATTTGCCGGCGCTTTTTGCGCGGCAGCGTTAGTTTACGGGCTTTATTACAATCTTTTTATCGATTTCGAGCATACCCATAATATTGTGCGCGGTAGCGTCGACAGCCTGTCGTTAGCCGGTACATTCTCTACTTATCCGAATCCGCATATCAATTTTGTGCAGGCTTTCGCGGTAGAAATGGTGATAACCGCTATCCTGATGGGCGTTATCCTGGCGCTGACCGACGATGGCAACGGTATTCCGCGCGGCCCACTGGCGCCGCTGCTGATCGGTCTGCTGATCGCGGTCATCGGCGCATCCATGGGCCCGCTGACCGGCTTTGCGATGAACCCCGCGCGTGACATCGGCCCGAAAGCCTTCGCATGGCTGGCAGGCTGGGGCAACATTGCCTTCACCGGCGGTAGAGATATCCCTTACTTCCTGGTGCCGCTGTTCGCCCCGGTTGTGGGCGCCGCGCTCGGCGCATTCGGCTATCGCAAACTGATTGGCCGCAACCTGCCTTGCGACGTCTGCGTGGTGGAGGAAAAGGACACCACCAGCTCTACGCAACACAACGCTTCGCTGTAA